One Anopheles marshallii chromosome 3, idAnoMarsDA_429_01, whole genome shotgun sequence genomic region harbors:
- the LOC128715089 gene encoding uncharacterized protein LOC128715089 → MKHFIAVALLCLGVAKLSEAGRPVSTEVVQKLKDIEPVYKQLQDTVINEVAGAKLATATRTDAFYKAVIADKEISLATTVQLEDDMVYQLNGQGPSADASCLQFIRSLVDSNMNVAGVGYSNCVNTVEAAVNEELDKVYQLLQIDESELFDISLLDVFRGENIIMDPSKIIQKLDDKRSEIDGISLNFVSTINAAVNAYASRLGDLQNSYKTCLLNNESILKLTFESSKNQLVQICLGTIVQ, encoded by the exons ATGAAGCATTTCATCGCAGTAGCTCTTTTGTGTCTCGGAGTGGCCAAG CTCTCCGAAGCCGGTCGTCCCGTTTCGACGGAAGTCGTTCAGAAGCTGAAGGACATCGAACCAGTGTACAAACAGCTGCAGGACACAGTGATCAACGAGGTTGCGGGAGCTAAATTAGCTACAGCGACTAGGACCGATGCATTCTACAAAGCAGTCATTGCCGATAAGGAGATATCTCTGGCTACAACGGTGCAGCTGGAGGATGATATGGTGTACCAGCTGAATGGACAAGGACCGTCGGCCGACGCGAGCTGTCTGCAATTTATCCGCAGTCTCGTAGACAGCAACATGAACGTCGCTGGTGTTGGCTACTCGAACTGTGTCAACACGGTGGAAGCGGCAGTGAACGAGGAGCTGGACAAGGTCTACCAGCTGCTGCAGATTGATGAATCGGAGCTTTTCGATATCAGTCTGCTGGATGTGTTCCGCGGCGAGAACATCATCATGGATCCATCGAAGATCATCCAAAAATTGGACGACAAGAGATCCGAGATTGACGGAATTTCGCTGAACTTTGTTTCCACTATCAACGCAGCCGTCAATGCGTATGCATCCCGTCTGGGTGATCTGCAAAATTCGTACAAAACCTGTCTGCTCAACAACGAGTCCATTCTGAAGCTCACTTTCGAGAGCAGCAAGAACCAACTTGTTCAAATTTGCTTGGGAACGATTGTCCAATGA